From the genome of Ralstonia insidiosa:
AGGGCATCGTGAAGCGCACTCACCATCGGCATGAAGAAGTTCATTGCCTGAAAACCCGCGCTGGCTGGGCGTCGGGCGCATAATGGCGGCTTCCAAGAACACAAGAGACTCCCCATGCGCGTAGGACTGTTCGTCACTTGCCTGGTTGATCTGATGCGGCCTGACATCGGTTTTTCGGTGCTCAAGCTGCTGGAAAAGGCCGGTTACGACGTGGTGGTGCCGCCCGCACAGACGTGCTGCGGCCAGCCTGCCTACAACTCGGGTGATCGCCCGCTGGCGCGCGATCTGGCAGAGAAAACGCTCAAGGAATTCGAACAGTTCGACTACGTGGTCATCCCGTCCGGCTCGTGCGGTGGCATGATCCGCAAGGGTTACGCCGATCTCTTTCGCGATGATCCGGAGCTTGCCGGCCGCTATGAGCGCCTCGCCCCCCGCGTGCACGAACTGACCGATTTCCTTGTCAACGTCGCGCGTATCGAATCGCTTGATTCCGAGTTCAAGGGCCACGTCACGTATCACGATTCCTGCTCGGGCCTGCGCGAGCTGGGTGTAAAGACACAGCCGCGCGAACTGCTCGGCAAACTACCCGGCGTGCAACTGACTGAGATGCCGGCGTGCGAGGCGTGTTGCGGCTTCGGCGGCACGTTCTCGATCAAGTACGGTGACATCTCCACCGCCATCGCCGACGAGAAGTGCGCCAACATCAAGGCCAGCGGCGCTGATGCCGTGGTGCTCGGCGATGTTGGGTGCATGCTCAACATCGAAGGCCGACTGCGCCGCACAGGCGATACGAACACGCGTGTGCTGCATATCGCGCAGGTCCTTGCCGGCGACGCTTGAGCACCAAAAACACGACGGAGACGCAATCGCATGCAAGTCCGCAGCATGGAATTCAAGGCGCGTGCCGGGCAGAAGCTTGCCGACAAGCGCCTACAGCAGAATCTCACCAAGCTCTCGACCAAGTTCGTCACCGCACGCGCGGCGGCCATCCAGGAGATTGATTTCCCGGCCACGCGCGAGGCGTTGAAAGAGCGCCGAAACCGCGCGCTGGAGAACCTCGATGTCTGGCTTGCTACCTTCGAAGCTGAGGCTACGCGCCGTGGCGCCAAGGTGCTCTTTGCCGAAACGACGGCCGATGCCGCTCGCCTGGTGGCGGAAATCGCCCGCAAGCACGAGGTGAAGAAGGTCATCAAGAGCAAGTCGATGGTGACTGAAGAGATGCGCCTGAACCAGGTGCTCGGCGAGATGGGCGTGCAAAGTATCGAAACGGATCTGGGTGAATACATCCTTCAGATCAACGACAGCGAGCCGCCGTCGCACATCATCGCGCCGGTGGTGCACAAGGATAAGGAGGAGATTGCCGACCTCTTTGCCAAGACGCACAACAAGCCGCGCCTGACCGATATTCCTGAGATGACGCGCGAGGCGCGCGAAGTGCTGCGGCCTGAGTTTCTGTCCGCCGACATGGGCTTGACGGGCGGTAACTTCATCATTGCCGAGACGGGCTCGGTGGCCATCGTCACCAACGAAGGCAACGAAGGCATGTGCACGATCATGCCGCGCGTGCACGTTGCCGTGACGGGTATCGAGAAGGTGCTGCCGACGCTCGAAGATCTGGCGACCGTGATGCGCCTGTTGCCGCGCTCGGCCACGGGGCAGGCCATCTCGAACTACTTCTCGTTGTTGACCGGCCCGCGCGCGCCCGGCGAGAAAGACGGCCCTGAGCACATGTACTTCGTCATCGTCGATGGTGGACGCAGTGGCCTGATTGGCGGTGAGTTCCAGGAGATGCTGCGCTGTATTCGTTGCGGCGCGTGCATGAACCATTGCCCGGTCTATCAGAAGATCGGTGGGCACGCGTATGGCTGGGTGTATCCAGGCCCGATGGGCAGTGTGCTGACGCCGAGCTACGTCGGTTTGTCCAATGCGCTCGATTTGCCGCAGGCTGCCACGCTGTGCGGCGAATGTAATCGCGTCTGCCCAGCATCGATTCCCTTGTCGGACCTGCTGCGCACGCTGCGCGAGAAGCAGATGGAGCGCGAACTGCGCCCGCAATCCGAGCGTTTCGGCTTGCGCGTGTGGGGCTTCATGGCGCGGCGGCCGGCACTGTATTCAGCGGGTACGTGGGTTGCGGCACGTGTGCTGCGCTGGATGGGCGGCGACAAGAAGCTGATCCATTCGCTGCCGGTCGGCAAGGGCTGGACGGATACACGAGACATGCCGGCGCCCGCCGGTAAGACATTCCGTGAGCTGTATCGTGAAAAGAGGGCGCGTGCATGACCGCTACTGAATCCCTGCAAACGCTGCGCGACGCGCTGGATCGCCACGCGCAGTCGCCTGACATTCCGCGCTTGCTCAAGTACTGGCGCGATGAGGCCACACTCGCGCCGCTGGCAGTGCTGCCGCCGGCATACGATCAGGTTCGCCGGTCGATGCTGCAGCGGCTGGACATGGCCGTGTCGTTCAGTGAGGAGAGTTGCTCGTTCTCGCCGGCATCGCTGCTCGCCGAAATGCGCCTGTGGGCAGACAAGGCCGAGGCCAAGCTCTCCAGCATGTAATCGATACGAGACATGGAACGCACGAGTCGCGTGACTGTCTGATCGAAAACCGACACGTTTGCCGCCCCTATGAACGAAACTGCCCGCGAAATCATGCTGTACGACGCCCAGAAGAAGACCGCGGGCGTCGCCTACCTCTGGTGGTTCCTGCTGGGCTTTCTGGGGGCACATCGTTTCTACGTGAAGCGGCCGGGCAGTGGCATTGCGCAGGCGGTCGCCAACATTGGCGGAACCTGGCT
Proteins encoded in this window:
- a CDS encoding TM2 domain-containing protein; this encodes MNETAREIMLYDAQKKTAGVAYLWWFLLGFLGAHRFYVKRPGSGIAQAVANIGGTWLAFRDMGNTAGWVLAVIGGLWVLVDVFLIPGMIRAYNTVLAERLTATP
- a CDS encoding (Fe-S)-binding protein, producing the protein MRVGLFVTCLVDLMRPDIGFSVLKLLEKAGYDVVVPPAQTCCGQPAYNSGDRPLARDLAEKTLKEFEQFDYVVIPSGSCGGMIRKGYADLFRDDPELAGRYERLAPRVHELTDFLVNVARIESLDSEFKGHVTYHDSCSGLRELGVKTQPRELLGKLPGVQLTEMPACEACCGFGGTFSIKYGDISTAIADEKCANIKASGADAVVLGDVGCMLNIEGRLRRTGDTNTRVLHIAQVLAGDA
- a CDS encoding LutB/LldF family L-lactate oxidation iron-sulfur protein encodes the protein MQVRSMEFKARAGQKLADKRLQQNLTKLSTKFVTARAAAIQEIDFPATREALKERRNRALENLDVWLATFEAEATRRGAKVLFAETTADAARLVAEIARKHEVKKVIKSKSMVTEEMRLNQVLGEMGVQSIETDLGEYILQINDSEPPSHIIAPVVHKDKEEIADLFAKTHNKPRLTDIPEMTREAREVLRPEFLSADMGLTGGNFIIAETGSVAIVTNEGNEGMCTIMPRVHVAVTGIEKVLPTLEDLATVMRLLPRSATGQAISNYFSLLTGPRAPGEKDGPEHMYFVIVDGGRSGLIGGEFQEMLRCIRCGACMNHCPVYQKIGGHAYGWVYPGPMGSVLTPSYVGLSNALDLPQAATLCGECNRVCPASIPLSDLLRTLREKQMERELRPQSERFGLRVWGFMARRPALYSAGTWVAARVLRWMGGDKKLIHSLPVGKGWTDTRDMPAPAGKTFRELYREKRARA